A window of Hallerella porci genomic DNA:
ATGCTCCGTCTTTGCCAAAAATTGGCTTTCCTGTTTTGAACTGAGATGCTGCTTTTTTGATCATCTCTTTATATTCTTCGTGTGTCATCATAGTTCCTCAATTTACATCATTTTTCAAATGATGCTTGGTGGTGAATGACACAGTTTTATGGATAGAGTCAAAACTTACAGAATAAACAAACCGTAAAAGTCTTGTATATTTCAAAATACTACTATCCATACTTGGGCGGAGTAGAAAATATTTGTAAGTATTTAGTGGAAGGGGTTTCCAAAGATTTTGAAACCGCTGTAGTTTGTTTTAATGATTGCAATAAAAATCAAGTGGATGAAGTCAACGGGCATAAAATTTATCGCGTCGCTTCGCAGTTAATGATAGAACGCCAAGCGTTGAGCCTTTCGTATCATCGGATGTTAAAAAAAGCAATTCGGGAATTTCAACCTGATATTATTCATTTCCATGCGGCAAATCCGTTTCCGGCGGCTGTTTTATTGATGGTAATTCCAAAGCAGGTAAAATTGGTGATTCATTGGCACATGGATATTACAAAGCAGCGATTGATTTATCCGCTTGTAAAACCCGTTGAAACTTCTCTTTTGAAACGCGCTAATTTAATTGTTGTGACAAGTCCACAATATAAAGAATCATCGATTCCGCTTCGTCCTTTTTTAGATAAAGTTGTCGTTGTGCCGAATGCGATGGATTGCAAAAATTTTGAGCCAAAACCAAATGATGCGGCAGTCATTCAAAAAATCAAAGAAAAATTTCCCCAAAAAATTGTCTTTTTTGTGGGGCGGCATATTGAATATAAAGGTTTGCCTTATTTATTAAAAGCGGAACCATTTATCCAAAGCGATTGCGATATTGTGATTGCGGGCACGGGTCCTTTAACCCCCAAATTAAAAGCCGCGTGTAAATCTTCTCGGGTGCATTTTGTGGGGCGTTTAAGCGATGATGATTTGCGTTGCTTTCATTATGCGGCATCCGTTTTTGCATTTCCTTCGATTACACGAAACGAGGCTTTCGGGGTGGCAATTGCAGAAGCGCAATTTTGCAACACGCCGGTCGTTACATTTACCATTCCAGGAAGCGGTGTAAATTGGGTCAATTTAAATGGGGTGACGGGATTTGAAGCTCCGAATAAAGATGTTCAAGCTTTTGCAAAAGCCATCGATTCTCTTTTACAAAATGAATCGTTAGCCAATCAATTTGCGATAGCAGGGAAGCGCCGCGTCGAAGAAAATTTTACGATTGAAAAAATGGCAAAAAAAATGGAAGAAGAATATCTTCAAGTCATGCGGAATAGATGACAAACCCCTAGTCACCGCTGACGCGGCTAGGTGTTTGCCCCTTCGGGCTTAACACTCATTTCATTCGCGTTAAGCTCAAAATTTACTTCCACGCACTTCGTGCACGAAGTAAATTTTGTCGGCCCCTCTTCTCGGGTCCGAGTCTTTCGGAATAAAAAAGAAAGCCACCATAAAGGTGACTTTCTTTTTTTAGAGCGGGAAAAGGGACTCGGACCCTCGACCCCGACCTTGGCAAGGTCGTGCTCTACCAACTGAGCTATTCCCGCGGGGGTGACCCCAATTTAGAATTAAAAATTTCTTTTGTCAAGGGGAAAAGATTAAATTTCTACCTTTATTTGCATGAATTCTCTCTATGTTCACATTCCGTTTTGCTCAAAAATTTGCGGTTACTGCGATTTTTCGACGGTGGGCGGCGCGCCGCGGCTTTTTGCGGAGTATGTGGACTTGCTTTTGCGCGAAGCGGAGGAGCGTTTTGCGAAAGCGGGAAATTTTGTGCAGAATTTTCAGACGGTTTATTTTGGCGGGGGAACGCCGTCGGTGCTTCCGCTGAAAGAATTTTCCCGATTGGTGCGCGGGCTCGAAAATTTGGGAGTGAAATTTTCGCAAATGCGAGAAGTCGATTGGGAATGCAATCCCGATTCGGCGACAGAAGAAATCGTGGAAAACGCGATTTCCCTTGGCGTAAACCGCATTAGTCTCGGCATTCAAAGCTTTGATAATCGCATTTTAGCGGAAATCGGGCGAAGAGGAAGCGCAGAACAAGCCCGCGAAGCGCTTCAAAGATTGCAGAATTTTCAGAAATCGTCCAAATCGTTGCGTTTAACCGCCGATTTAATGTTTTGGCTTCCGAAGCAAACTTTAGAAGATTTTGAGCGCGATGTGAAAGAACTTGCGGATTCGGGAATTGGTCATGTGAGTTTTTACGGGCTCATTTTAAACCCAAAAACCGTTCTCGGAAAAAAATTTGCGCAGAAAAAGCTCGATTTAGACGAAGATTTATACCCGAAAATGTATCGAGCAGGAGTAAAAATCCTCGAAAATGCGGGAATTGAACGCTACGAAGTGTCCAATTTCGCAAAAATCGGCGAAGAAAGTTTGCACAATCGCAATTATTGGCTGCGGGGCGAATACATCGGGCTTGGTCCGAGCGCTCACAGTTTTCGAGAGAGCGTCCGCGCAGCGGCTCCCGCGAAATTTAATGCTTGGAAAAATTGGGTTCTCGCAGGCGCCGAAGAATCCGCGATGGAAATTGACCGCTTAGGAAAACAAGAAAGAATTGAAGAAAAAATTTGGCTTTCGCTTCGGACTCGCGAAGGCTTGGATTTGCAACGCCTTGAATTCGAAGAATTTACAAAAATTCCCGAACAAAAAATCGCTAGCTGGGAAGAAAAAGGCTACCTGAAAAGAGACGAAAATCGCTTAATTCTCCAAGGCGACGGCTGGCTTTGGATGGACGAAATCGTGAGCGATTTCATTTAGAACAATTGACGAAACATCAAATTCCTACCTTCTAATTTGCTTTTCTATTCTATCTTGGAGTATTGTAAAGTTGGTTATCTTTAAATGTTTTCGTTTTTTTTACATTTCCCGATATATTTTAGGTGTAAGGAATATCACAAATCGGTTGGTTTGTGTCAAATTTCTGCGAGACTTTGATCATGATGCGTTCTGTTGTGGCATGCGCACCCATTCGGGTTTTTGGATTCATCCTGCTGTTAGCGGGGATGGTTTTCGCTTCGACCCCAGAATGCCCTGAAAAGGGAAAGTGCAAATACTACTCCATTTATACTTCTCCGATTTCTTATTTATGGAAGACTTCTAGCGGATTCGAAATGAATCCGGATAGCGCAATTCGCGGGGCGACTTTCTTCACTTATGCGCCGAGCGATACGCTGATTTTAAATCCTTGTACAAAAGATTATGCGACGGGGAAGACAACTTGTGATCGTTCTAAAACTCTTTCGCATCCGACGGAAAAAGTCACCGCGGATACAGAAAAAGGATTTTTTTATGCGCGGGCTTCTTCGAATTTTCCTGCCGAAAATTTAGCACTCGGGATGGCGGTTGAAGCGGATGCGACGCCGACGATTTTCCGCTATTATACATTCTATGTCGCCGATTTGGAATTTTTCATTTTAGACGAAAAAGGCGAAAAAATTCCGGTGAATTCCAAAACGCAACTTTCAATTCCTGTCGATTCGGCGCTTTCTGTTTCGGTGCGTGCGGTGATTCCTGTCGGACCCGATTCGGGGCGAACCGATACGACGGTGAATAAATACGCCTTTTATTTAAATCCGGCTCGCGGAAGTGAATCGCTCGTTTTTACGACGATGGCGGGCGATACGACGGATCGTGTGATTTTAGAACGCGGCGAGGGGAATTTTCAGGTGCACGCTTCCGCTGCGGTTTCGGGCGGAAAATTTACGGCGAGCGGTCTTGTCAATCCGAAGGATTCTTCGTTCTTTGTGAATGAAACTTTCCCGGGAAATCTCACTTTTGAAAATCCGGATTTGCCGTCTCTTGATAGCGCATTTATTTATGATGCAAATGGCGATGGCATCGGCGATAGCATTATCGCTTACTATTCGGGGAAAACGGATTCTGTTTCGTGGGATAGCATTTTCCACAGTTGGCCAAACGATGGCTCGATGAAACAGTATGCGGGCGAATACAAGCAGAACTCTTCTTTGACTACTATGGAACTTTTGGATGTGAAAACATCGCTTCCGAAAGATTCGGGAAAAGGCGATTTGAAAGTTTATGTGACTTCGAAACTCAGCGGCACGAGTGCGCCGTTATCGTGTGAAATCGGCGATCGGATTGGGCCTGCAATTCAGCGTGTGACTCTTATTCCAGGTGTGAATGGCGCAAAAGATACATTGGTCGTCGACTTCAATAAAAAACTCGACGAAAATTTTGAAAAAGGTTCTGCGCTGCAACTTTCAAATGGCGATAAAGTTTATGTGAAAGCGATTGAAAAAGACGGTCTGCGTTGGACATTTACTGCTGATGCGGGGAAGGTTTTGGTCGGCGATTCTCTCTCGATTGTGCGGGGAATTGGCGATACGGGACTTGTTGCAGCAGACGGTAATGTGCCGGGCTACAATCGTCCTGTGTGCGTTTCAAATGCGGGCCGCGTCTATTTTTCCAATGAAAATAATGGCTTCTTTGATTCGGACGCCGATGGCAGAATGGATTCTGTTTCGGTGGGCTTTGAAAATCCGCTTACCGAAGAAGATTTGGCAAATCTTCAACTGCAATTCTTCTGGAAAGATTCGTCGGATAGCGTTCTCATCTTAAAACCCGAATCGAAAGATTTGATTCTTTCGGAAGACGGAAAAGTGGTTTCGTATAAATTAACGAAAGACGAAGTGGCAGCGGTGAAGCCGAATTTGACAGCGATTGAAGACGCGGATAAATACGGTTATGCGGCGCTCAAAAATATCTCGGAAGTGAACGGCGATACGGTTTCGCAGTTGCAGTATTTGCAGATGAACGATCGCATGGCGCCTGTTATCACTTCGACATTCCTTTCGCCCGAATCAAAAGACAAAGAATCGCCAGATAAATTGACTCTCCGCTTCTCGGAACCGGTCGATGTGAATGCGATGACAAATCCGAATTTCATCGGTTTCCTCGTCGATAGCGATACGGTTTATTTTGATTTTTCCCTTGCAGAATGGAATGATTCTTGCACACAAGTTTCGCTCAAAATCGCAGAAGATGTGAAGCTTCTTTCGCGGGCAAATCCGAATGATTCGCTCTTCATCAATCCGAAAGCGACCGTTGCCGATTTAAGCGGCAACGCTGTTCTCGCTAATACAAAGACGACGGGAATTGAAGGCGATCCGCGCGTGGTGATGGAAACTGCTTCGCTCGTGGGCATTAACCGTGACGCACTTGCGCCCGATGCACCGGCGTTCTCAACGCGATTCTTCCCCGAAGGCACTTCGACAAAAAATGAAATGGGCAAATCTCTCGGCGTGATGCTCGACATCGGATTTGCGACGATTTTTGATGATTCAACCGGCGAAAAATTAGACTTAGACGAAGTCGGTTTGCATTGGTCTATGGATGTTTATACGAATTTGGGCACATTTGTCGCTTCGGACGGTGGAACAATTCACTGCGACGATAAAGGCTTCGAAGGAAATTGCTTTGAACATGCAAAGCGTCTTTATTTGCGCTGGAATTTGCGCTCAAACGATGGCCGTAAAGTCGGCGTTGGCGCTTATCTCGTGCAATTTGAATTAAAAGTTTATGGTAAAAAGCATTCGTATAAATACGACAAAATTTTCAAGTGGGGCGTTCACGGCGGCAAAACCGGTCTTGCGCTCGACGACTAAACGGAGGATAACGAGATGAAAACGATCGAAAAATTCTTCCTTGCCCTCGGGGCAATTTTGGCAAGTTCTACGGCAGCGAATGCCGCAGACGTTTCTATTCGAACTCCGTATAACCCGGCAACGGGAATTTGGATTCAGCAAGTGGGCGATTTGTATCCGTCGGCGAGTACATTCGAAACGGTGTATTATACGCGGTATAGTGAACAGCTCAGCGCAAAAGCGGTGGACTATTACTACGATGGAAACGGTTATTTAAAACTGTATAACCGTCGTCTTCTCTGCCGCACCCGCGGAGCGGATGGAATTATTCACCATCCTGATGGCGATTTAGTCGTTGCTGGCCAAAATAATAACGAAATTTATAAAGTCAGCAAATCGGCGAAGGATACGCTTACCAATCAATGCGTGACGAAAACGGTTTCGTCGCAAGTCGGATCTTCTACATTCCACTTGATGATGAACCCCGATAATACGGTTCTTTGGTCTGCGGGTATTCCCGGAAACTTGGTGAGCTTTGCGACGGATTCCACCGGAAAAATGGATCGCATTCGCCAAGTGAAAGTTTATGGAGATGTCAATAATATCACGACAATCGTCTGGGACAAATCGCAGCAGGCTTATTACACGCGTTCGGATAATATGGGCGAAGGCTCGTATGCGCAATTTGGAAAAATCGTGGATACGACTTGTGCGATTAACGCAAAACCTTGCCCCGCAAATCAGATTACCGGACTCAAAACGAAGACTTTGATTTCGGGATTAAATGGTGCGCATGGTGCGAGCTTTGACGATTACTCCGAAACGATTTTGCTTTTCGGGGGAACGCATATCGTGCAGATTGATCCGAGTAATCCGTCTAAGATTGCTGCCGATGTGGATTTGAACAAATATCTTTTCACGCCGTCGAATGAGAATCATTGGGTCGGCTATAATCGTTGGCTTTTGGACCAAGGAACGGCAGACCATAAAGGCCATATTTTCGTTGCGTCCAATTCGGGACATTTGATTTTTGTGGACTTTACTTCGAACCCGAACAAGCTTATCGACAATAACATTTTGATTCATGTGCAGTGGATTGATAACTACTTGGATGATGTGGCTCCGATGGCGGGCGCAGGCTCGAATCGTCAATCGGCGAATACCGAAGGCGGCAATGTTGTGTCGTCAAATTCGCATTCTTCGAGCGCATCGGTTTACAAAGAATCGTCTAGTTCTAAAGTGAAATCGTCGAGTTCAACAGGAACCTCGCGTTCATCTTCTTCGAGATCTTCATCGAGCAAAAGTTCGTCGAGTTCCGTCAAAGGCGGAAGCTCGGGCTCGGATAATTCTTCGAGTTCAATTGGCGAAGGCGGAAATAGTTCTTCGGGCAAAACAGGTTCTTCTAGCTCGGTGGGCGAAGGCGGTGATAAATCGTCGAGTTCAAACGGCGGCGATGGCGGAAAATCTTCGAACTCGGGAACAGGCACGGGCGAAGATCCGTCTTCTAGTTCGAAGGGCGGCAGCGGTAGCGAAGAAGAACCGCAAAATTCTTCGAGCTCTAACGGCGGAAATGGCAGCGAATGGGTGCCGCCTTGGTCAAAGGATTCCACCTATTCGGGATTTGACGATGACGGCTCCGAAGATAAGGGCGGTTCCGACGCATATCCGACAAATGATAAGCGCGACAAGGGCGATACCTTGGTGACAAACGGCTCCATTTTGGTTCCGTCTTCTTCGCAGTCTTCGGATACGAATCACGTTGTGATTAACGGTGAAACTTATAAAAACGATAGCACGCAGAAATCAATTCCGCTTCCGACTTACGGCGCAGATTCTTCTTACGCGACAGGACGCGAACGGGTGAATGTCGGCGACGTTATCCAGATTACTCTTGATGCAAATAAAATCAAAGATTACTTCAGCGATTCGGATTCGCTTTTCATCTCGGGCACGGAAGGACTTTTGTTCGTTGATCCGAAGCATCCGAGTTCTCCGAATGCAAACATTTCTGTCGGTGTTGGCGATGAAGATGTGACGATTTGGGTCACCGCCGATACGACGGTTTCTGTGGGCAGTATTTACTTTACCGATAAAGATGGTCATTTGATTATCTTTGATGGCATCAATTTCTACGACCCGATTCCAGCGGCAGAAATCGGCTACATTCAAGATTCCGATGACGATGGCTTCTTGGATTCGATTGAAGTAATTCTCGCAGATACAATTCCGAAGGGAATGACCGCAACAGGTCTTGCCATTCTCATCGACGGCGATACGCTGCCCGTGCACAATGCTCTCTCGGTTTCGAAGAATCGCATTTTCGCAAGCGCAGACGGATTACAAATCAAGTCGGATAATTTCCCAGAAGATGCGAAAGTGATTATCACTTATACGAGTGAACAGACCGGCGCCAATTATCGTCGCAAAGGCAATTTGCTCGAACTCGGTTCGCATGTGATTAATCAAGCTTACGCCATTCGGAATTTGCACGGACGCGATTCGCTCTTTATCGAATTTAACGTCGATATTATTCCGGCGGATTTGAAAAATCCTGAAATGGTCACTTGGTTAAATGGTCAAGGCTTTGATTTGGACGAAGTCAATGTGTATCTTCCGACGAAGAATACGATTATCCTTGTCGGCGATTCGCTCAAATTGAACGGCAAAACCGACTACGTGACTTTGGCACCGGGCGCAGTTTTTGAAAATCTTTCGTTCATCGCTTCGGCAGAATACGACCGTCAAGTTCCGGTGAAAGTGGTGGATCGTTTCCCTGCAATGAAAACGGTGGAATATTACGATACCGATGGAAACGGAGAATTGGATTCTATCGCCGTTCGCTTCTCGACGAAAGTTACTGCCGAGGAATTGGAAAATTACTACTTCTCGTTCCCGTGGTATAGTTCGCGCGGACTTCTCATCAATCTGCAAGCGCAGCCGAAATCGCTGATTTTAAGCGCAGACGGAAAGAGCGCAGGTTGGCGCGTGACGAGTAATCAGAATGTCGCTTCGAATTTGACAAGCGTCAGCGCAGAATTGCCGCCCGCAACTCTTTACACTTACTACACGATTTTCGGTAACTCGTTCGTGTCATCGCAGACGATTCCGGTGACCGACAAGATGGCTCCGGTCATCTCGGCGGCAACTCTCCATTACGGCGAAAGCGCTCGTCGCGATACTCTCACCGTTTCGTTCTCCGAAGCAGTCGATTACGAATCTCTCGTGGGCAAGGATTTCTTTGCTTACATTCACAGCAAAGATACGATTGATTTGAATCCGACGATGATGCTTTGGGCAGCCGATGGAAAGAGCGTGCAACTCATTCTCCGCGAATCGACAGACGGCATTGTTCCGGGAGATTCGCTGATGATTATCGCGGGTAAAAAGTCCAATATCTCGGACGTTTACGGCAACGCTTCTGTCAAGAATGCTTCGCCGGTCGTTATCGGCGGACTTCTCGGCAAAATCGTGGAATCGGTGAATATGGGCTTCTTTGATCCGGAACAGTATGTGACGAATACTCTCAACTCGGTTTCGATTTCTTACGTTTCGAATCAGACGCGAACTTCGGATTTACGCAACGAAGGCACTTTGGGTCATTTGATTTCTTTGGGTGAACGCTTCGTGCCGCAACTCATCGATGGTGCAAAGACCGATGCCGATGGCAATTACGATGCCGCTGTTCTCGATAGCATTGACCCAGCCGATGTCTTCGTGAACTTTAGCGTCAGTTACTTTGACAATTTGGGTCAATATGTGACCGATACGACTTTCAATATTCCGTGTAACAGCGCTGCTTTTGGTACGGATCAGAACTGCCTCACGACGGATAAAAAAGTCTTCGTCAACTGGAATTACAAAGATCACACAGGGCGTCTCGTCGGTTCGGGCGTGTATGTGGTCGAATTCAAGTTGGTCGTGCGTTACAAACAAAAGAAAATTCAAGAAGAAATGCGCGACAAATGGGGCGTTCGCCGCAAAAAGTCGAAGTAATGTAACTACATTTGCATTATGCAAATCGGAAAAACAGAAGCTCGATTGAATGCGGAAATCGAAAAGCGCGGTGCTCTTTTTGCCGTGCTTCTCGATCCGGATACCTCTGACGATAACGCTCTTTTGAAAGCGGGCGCACTCGCTGCGGAAAACGGCGCTGACCTTTTACTTGTCGGCGGCTCGTTTATGGGCAATTTTAAGCTCCCCGCACAAGTCGCCGCGTTAAAAAAAGAAGTTTCTCTTCCGGTCGTTCTTTTCCCGGGTGGAGCGTCGCAAGTCGTTCCCGGATTTGATGCGATTTTATTCATGACTTTGGTCACGGGAAGAAATCCGAATTATTTAATCGACGAACAAGTCCGCGGCGGCGTCTTGGTCAAGTCGCTTGGAATGGAAGCGATTCCGACTGCTTACGAGCTCATCAATAGCGGGAAACGCACCGCGGTAGAATATATCAGCGGGACATTTCCTGTGCCCGAAAATAAGCCGAAGCTTTCGATGGTGCATTCCATTGCTGCAGAACTTATGGGAATGCGTTATGTTTATTTGGAAGCGGGCTCGGGCGCCGAAACTCCTGTTCCTGTAGAACATATCGCTTACACGCGGAAAGCGACAGAGATGACGATTATTACGGGCGGCGGAATTCGTGAACCGGAATCGGCTGCGGTACGCGTTGCTGCGGGCGCACAAATCATTGTCACGGGAACGCTTTGGGAAAAAGTAAAAGACCCGGGACTTTTAAAAGAATTTGCTTCGGCAATTCACGTGAAAGGCTGAAAATAAGCGTTTCGCAAAAGACGATTCCCGCAAGAATTGTGTATTTTTTCTCCGAAAGGTTTTCCTCTTCGGAGTTTTTTTATGGACAAAAAAATTGTGATGACTTATGCGCTGCGTTTGCTCGGCGTTGTTCTTGTTTTGATGTACTTTTTTGGGCATCCGCTTTTGAATCGCATTTTCCCAGGCTTTCCGATTTCGTCGCTCAATTATTTCTTTTACGCGGGACTTCTTTGCTATTTAATCGGCGCAGTTCTCTATTATTTCTTCAACCGAAAATTGCTCAAGAAAATTGCGAAGGACGATGAATTTTCAAAGGACGAATCGAAATGATTCAAGTGGAGAATTTGCAAAAGACGTATCGCACGGGCTTTTTAATGCGTCCGAAGAAAGCGCTTTCCGATGTTTCTTTTCATGTGCCGCGCGGAGTAATTTACGGATTTATCGGTTCGAATGGAGCCGGAAAATCGACGACGATTAAATTGCTCACGGGACTTCTCCGCAAAGATGCAGGGAAAATTCTCGTCGCAGGATTTTCGCCCGATAGTGCCGAAAGCCGAAAACATCTCGGCTATTCTCCGGAGCAACCGTATTTTTACGATTACCTCACCGGACGCGAACTCATGCGCTTTTACGGAAGTCTCTGCGGGCTTGCTGGACGCGAACTCGAAGAGCGCATTACTTGGGCGCTTACGCTTTTGAATGCGAACAAAGATTGGGTGGACCGCCGCCTTCGCACGTATTCGAAGGGGATGATGCAGCGTATCGGAATTGCGCAAGCGATTCTTTCGAAACCGGAACTTTTGATTTTGGATGAACCGATGAGTGGACTTGACCCCGTGGGTCGCAAAGATGTCCGCGAAGCCATTCTTTCTCTCAATCGCGATGGCGTTACCGTTTTTTATTCGAGCCATTTGCTTTCGGATGTGGAAACGATTAGTCACCGCGTAGCGATGATCGTCGGCGGAAAAATCGTCCGCGAAGGCACCGTCGATGACATTACTTCGAACGCTTCTGCAGAATATCATATTCATGTGGCGGCAGATATTCCGACGCAAGATTTGCCGGCGGGAGTTTCGGCTCAAGGTACGACTCCGCGGGAATGGATTTGTAAAAATGCGGAAGCGCGCGACCATTTCTTAGAATTTTGTTTAAAGTCTGGATTATCCATCGAACGCATCGAACATCAGCGTCCGAGTTTGGAAGACGTTTTGACCGAGGAGATTGCCCGTGCAGAACATTAAAAATATCGGGATTATTGCCCTCAATACTTTCCGCGAATCGGTGCGGAATAAAATTTTATACAACATCGTTTTCTTAGCGATTGCGCTTGCGTTCTTTAGCATTATTCTCGGCGAATGGTCTGTCTTTGACCGCGCGCATGTCATCAAATCGACGACTCTTAGCATTATGTCGCTTTCGGGTCTTTTGATTTCGGTCTTTGTCGGGATTAGCCTCGTCCAAAAAGAAATTCAAGGGCGGACGGTTTTAACTTTGCTTTCGAAGCCGATTAGCCGTGCGGTTTTTATCGTCGGAAAATATT
This region includes:
- a CDS encoding glycosyltransferase, producing MGGVENICKYLVEGVSKDFETAVVCFNDCNKNQVDEVNGHKIYRVASQLMIERQALSLSYHRMLKKAIREFQPDIIHFHAANPFPAAVLLMVIPKQVKLVIHWHMDITKQRLIYPLVKPVETSLLKRANLIVVTSPQYKESSIPLRPFLDKVVVVPNAMDCKNFEPKPNDAAVIQKIKEKFPQKIVFFVGRHIEYKGLPYLLKAEPFIQSDCDIVIAGTGPLTPKLKAACKSSRVHFVGRLSDDDLRCFHYAASVFAFPSITRNEAFGVAIAEAQFCNTPVVTFTIPGSGVNWVNLNGVTGFEAPNKDVQAFAKAIDSLLQNESLANQFAIAGKRRVEENFTIEKMAKKMEEEYLQVMRNR
- the hemW gene encoding radical SAM family heme chaperone HemW, giving the protein MNSLYVHIPFCSKICGYCDFSTVGGAPRLFAEYVDLLLREAEERFAKAGNFVQNFQTVYFGGGTPSVLPLKEFSRLVRGLENLGVKFSQMREVDWECNPDSATEEIVENAISLGVNRISLGIQSFDNRILAEIGRRGSAEQAREALQRLQNFQKSSKSLRLTADLMFWLPKQTLEDFERDVKELADSGIGHVSFYGLILNPKTVLGKKFAQKKLDLDEDLYPKMYRAGVKILENAGIERYEVSNFAKIGEESLHNRNYWLRGEYIGLGPSAHSFRESVRAAAPAKFNAWKNWVLAGAEESAMEIDRLGKQERIEEKIWLSLRTREGLDLQRLEFEEFTKIPEQKIASWEEKGYLKRDENRLILQGDGWLWMDEIVSDFI
- a CDS encoding phosphoglycerol geranylgeranyltransferase, which produces MQIGKTEARLNAEIEKRGALFAVLLDPDTSDDNALLKAGALAAENGADLLLVGGSFMGNFKLPAQVAALKKEVSLPVVLFPGGASQVVPGFDAILFMTLVTGRNPNYLIDEQVRGGVLVKSLGMEAIPTAYELINSGKRTAVEYISGTFPVPENKPKLSMVHSIAAELMGMRYVYLEAGSGAETPVPVEHIAYTRKATEMTIITGGGIREPESAAVRVAAGAQIIVTGTLWEKVKDPGLLKEFASAIHVKG
- a CDS encoding ABC transporter ATP-binding protein encodes the protein MIQVENLQKTYRTGFLMRPKKALSDVSFHVPRGVIYGFIGSNGAGKSTTIKLLTGLLRKDAGKILVAGFSPDSAESRKHLGYSPEQPYFYDYLTGRELMRFYGSLCGLAGRELEERITWALTLLNANKDWVDRRLRTYSKGMMQRIGIAQAILSKPELLILDEPMSGLDPVGRKDVREAILSLNRDGVTVFYSSHLLSDVETISHRVAMIVGGKIVREGTVDDITSNASAEYHIHVAADIPTQDLPAGVSAQGTTPREWICKNAEARDHFLEFCLKSGLSIERIEHQRPSLEDVLTEEIARAEH